A stretch of DNA from Anopheles ziemanni chromosome 3, idAnoZiCoDA_A2_x.2, whole genome shotgun sequence:
ATAAATACGTACTTCTGCACTGCGTTTAATTAAACATTGCATTGTGAAATGCAATTTCATACATTAATAGTAGATGGGTTTCATTTTGCCTATGACAAATGCACTTGGCAGTACGGTGAATTGGTGTGAACTAATCTGGCTaggctgtttttgtttgatcagAATATCCGAATGCGGAACCTGTTAAAAAGCTGACCCCGGATTAGTTCAAAAATGATGATAGTCGGATTGGATGGGTCGTTATTCACGGGTAGTAACTTTTTGATGCGATCATAGAGTGGAGGTCAAAACATGTATAACATTGTTGCAACTGACaaaaattagaaacaaaaatttcattaacattaaaaacaattttgtttttgtggtcGTTATACACGGAAAAATATGGTCAGTGTCATCCATACAAACATAATGAATAAGCTTTTATTACAAGGAAACCCGGGATTGAGCACTatatcatatttttatttaaacttcAGTAGGTAaaaaaattgatataaaaaGCTTCATCCCCTTATGAATTAACGATTTATGAGATTCGTTACATATCAATGCATAGTGGAGTACTGCAGTGGGGAATAttcatcattttttatttcatgagtgtagtttataTTTGGAGCAATAGTTGTTGGTCGGTACCTGaaatatagaaaaaagatcattaaaaaattaaatacgtTTCCAGCATACATTGTGTTGCTTACATTGGTTTATTGTAGACGTCGTTTTCGGTTGAATTTCAGTAGGTATCTGACTTACATATTAGGGGGGCTTCTCTATTCGTGAATGAAATTAATCGTCATCGAGCTTTTTCAAGCCATCTTTTATGGAATGCTTTATTTTCGATCCAGCGTCTTTGATTGCATCCGACGCAGACTCGTCAACGTGAATCACGCCATAGTATATCGCTACCGCTATGGCAATGGCAAAGGTTATGCagcttaaaataaaagaacaagTTAACTTTTAGTAGCAACCCTTGATCACAAGTAATATCATGGTAAGCCATCCAGCATTCCTCAACCAATCCAATAATAGTCGCTTTGTTAGAACATTCTAGCAAAATTCAATCAGTTACATTCGATGTAGTAGTTGAATCGCGACAATACTCTGGgttaaataattcatttaaaaGAGGATGATTAATTTCTAtcgaaaattacttttttttctcaaatcgTTATTACATTGTGGGGTATTTTTTCTCCTACAACGATGTTACTAATAGAAACACGAAATTTGCATTACCAAACGATGATAGTTCCGCAATGACACATTATGAATTTCTGGGGTTGATCTTCATGAAATACTTGTAACTTGATATTCCCGCAGATTATTTACACTGAACAGCTTGCAGCATTACAATGGAGTTGTAAAGCCCATCGATCGTCTCTCGGAAAAGTCACGAACACAACTGAATGAGTGTAGCTATGGACGAGATCAGGTTTTACAATCCCCTCTGTAATTGCCGtacattttttacttttttcaaatattcacTCGGACCGCGGTAATGGTACGCACACAAGTTGGATGGTATTTTCTAACGAGTGTCTATCGAGGGAGTGCAAAGTATGCAAAGTTTGTTCGAGTTATACTAGCTGAGGCCATGCATCATTCAACCTTGAATACTCGCGACGACCGAGAAGCCCTTGAACCACTTTTCGTGGGGCAAGGCATAAGGAAAATGTTTGAGTACACATTAAACGAATTAGAAAAGTTTCGATTTATAACATAGCTATGTTTACTACACTCATACATAAGTAGATACAACAAACATGCTATTGTTTCAGGTGTTTTCATCAATGTTGGAACGGGTGAGTCATTGCAATTTTGCTAATAAACATGACTCAGGATTGTGCGGTAGTGCATCTGGATTTTTTAACGACGCCGAAGAGAATGTAAGTGTTTTTTATCCACCTTTCTATTATTGTATAggattatttcaattcacttACCTTGTATGGTGacgctgtttttgtttaatggATGCGGTGAGGTGTCCAGGTTCAATTTAGTATGACTCCCATTTAATAACGTAGACGACTAAAGCACTTGTGTTTTGTACGATTGCAGCATACGCTTATACACTTAGAACGTTTAAAAACGTCGTGGTTTCCCTGGTTGGTATTTTACCTTATTTAGTTTGGCATATGtgttcaataatttttaatgagaATCTTATAGGCGTGATGTAAATGATGTTCGTTGTTACTTTCTGGATTCTGTTAGTTCagtttttccttgatagtatCTCTGATAGAGTTGCCTGTTTTGTGGACTAGATCAGACACGCCTGGTGCCGTTTCGTCCACGTTGAATAAGCCAAAGTAGATTGCCACGGAGACTGCTACTGCTATCAATATGAAAACGAAcagcaatgaaatgaaaatgctcATTGCGCACTGGCAGCAGCTGCGAATGagtcagaaaaacaaaaaataaaaaactgagATGTTATAAAACTGTTTTATGTCTATAGTTGCGTATAATTGTACTGCAAAATAAAGCGACTAAAACATAAGTGTTTGAAATCGTAAAATGACTCTCTATCATGATTCCATTTAAAATCaatacaattttcaatttgcGACAGCGACGAAGTAGTGATTCATTATCAGCAgcaggaaataaaataaaaccgtctACTACATGGATACTTACCAGCAGACGCAAGTTCCAGCGATACATTTACACATTTTGTTGAACACGGAAAATCAGCTACGCCCAGCAACTATTTAGCAAGTTAGTTTTGAgaataattttgttgtttcctaTTCTTGACAGCTTTTTCGGCTTGACCGCATAGTGTTGGcattagtgttggcagaatcgggactcggaagattcgaagattcgatccctggacggattctaaagattcgaatcccatttgatgGATTCGAATCAGGTTTGATTCGTTAGcgagttcgaatcccaaccgagaccggaccctcccctgtacgagaggactgcccttaacgggcaggcatgaccaagaggtcgttgcgccaagaagaagaagtgaatcgagcagagttcgcgaacctttttcgagcagaaaaggttAGCCGattgtttacaaaacaatACGGTGCACACAACAacccgctaggcgatttcgagcaatcgtcctaaaaacgttctaaaatggaacaaacatcgagcagttttgtatgggaagtAGGACAAAGTAGAAAGActgctcaaaaatgtcctgcatttgtttcacccccatacaaaaaagtagcaCGTTTGTTCCGCGTGTAGGACGTTTTTAgcacgatatttcgagctgccttggcgatttcgagcaaatcgttcTAAAAAACGTCCCACGTGAAAGaaaaatcgagcagttttgtatggtaagTAGGAGGAAGTAGGATGACTGCTATATGTCCTAAATTGGTATGACCCACATACAAGAAAGTAGAACGTTTACTCGTACGTATGACGTTTTTAGGACGTTATTTCGAGCTGCATATCTGGATAAAGGAAATTTTTGATAATCGTTCCTAGTTTTGTTACCGTATTCAATTCTTCGGTTATAGTTATTTTCAAAAGTTACTGTTATTCTTAATAGTTAGCGGGgtttttctaataaaatcaaggcgatttgtttgggatgaacccacctggatAGTAATCACTTTCAGTTTAAGCATAGAGAATTGAATTGATTAACTGAAAAACTCTGTAAATGGTCTGATGTCTGGTGTAGTGACAGTGTGTATAAAGCAGTCGAGTGCTACATAATACGTATTGTGAAGCGTATATGTATATATCGCGACTATTCGCATAGTGGCTCGCGAATGTATGCTGTAACATCATGTTTCGCGTGGCCGACGAAATGAAGTGCGCGAGAGAATGTGTGAGCTCGGGGTGATATATAAATATGCCGGCAAACGAGTTTTCAGTACACGGCTTTCAGCTGTACGCAAGGAAGGACTTCTGTTTTTACATTAGTTTTTGCAAAAACTCGTTTTGTTGTGATTCTCTGTTTAAATCAAATcgatacgaaacaaaaatggttGCGACGGTAagtgaagaaatattttatttgttgcttgagcaatataaattaaatgtgACATTATTTGATTATTGTAGGAGCGCTTGAACACACAAGAAAAGGTGGAGGAGCTGGAGAAAGTTCGTCATGAGCCGTTGCATCAGGTGGATATTCCGTTCGAAAAAGCCACCTTTGGAATGGGTTGTTTCTGGGGATGCGACTCGTTGTTTGGTGCCACCAGAGGCGTTCTCCGTACTCGGGTCGGTTATGCCGGTGGCACTACCGAGTCACCCGTCTACAAGAAAATGTAAGTGTGTAACAAGGTCATTTATTGCATCATGTATAACAATTTAATACCTTTCCTTAAACAGGGGAGACCATACAGAAGTAATCGAGATCGACTACGACCCAAAAAAGATAAGCTATAGTGATTTGTTGGAACTGTTTTGGAACAATCACGAGTATGGTCTAACTACGCGAATTAAGCGCCAGTACATGTCGCTCATTCTGTACCATAGCGAAGAACAGCGCAAGATCGCCGAAGACAGCCGCGCGGAGGAACAAATCAAGCGCGCCCCGGAGCAAATAATTACTGAGATCGCAGCAGCAGGTGCATTCTACCCAGCCGAAAAGTAAGTAACCACAAACGTATTCGCAAGACCGTTCAACTTTCAGGGACGTTTAACCCGCGTTGTGCACGGCCTCGCGATCGGTCACGTCATGACCAAGTTCACTGCCAAGAATGCTATATTGGTCATGCATGGTGTAGTGTTCGTGAACAGTGTGATTGATGTGGGCTATGATCGCGGTTTCTATGACTACAGGCTGTAGATTATTTCACCAACATTAAACAAGCATTCGGTGTCAGTTGCCCAGATCAATGTTTAACCAACACAAAACAGACTTACTTTCTTCTTTCACCGCATTCTTATGCtcatgtttctgttttttatttagcTACCACCAAAAGTACCGTCTGCAAGGCCACTCTGACTTGGCCAAGGGTATCGGACTGACATCTGATCTACTACATTCGTCTCATGTTGCCGCCCGGCTAAAC
This window harbors:
- the LOC131286072 gene encoding peptide methionine sulfoxide reductase encodes the protein MVATERLNTQEKVEELEKVRHEPLHQVDIPFEKATFGMGCFWGCDSLFGATRGVLRTRVGYAGGTTESPVYKKMGDHTEVIEIDYDPKKISYSDLLELFWNNHEYGLTTRIKRQYMSLILYHSEEQRKIAEDSRAEEQIKRAPEQIITEIAAAGAFYPAENYHQKYRLQGHSDLAKGIGLTSDLLHSSHVAARLNGYLIGVGGLEQFDEEVSLLGLSKEQAQYVRDYVIDNEGGGIFC